A stretch of the Vibrio rumoiensis genome encodes the following:
- the traC gene encoding type IV secretion system protein TraC, producing MIVTIKKKLQETLIPEHLRAAGIIPVLAYDEDDHVFLMDDHSVGFGFMCEPLCGADEKVQERMNGFLNQEFPSKATLQFVLFRSPDINQEMYRMMGLRDGFRHELLTSVIKERINFLQHHTTDRISAKTNKGTYDNGLIQDLKLFVTCKVPINNNNPSESELQNLAQLRTKVESSLQTVGLRPRTMTAVNYIRIMSTILNWGPDASWRHDAVDWEMDKPICEQVFDYGTDVEVSKNGLRLGDYHAKVMSAKKLPDVFYFGDALTYAGDLSGGNSSIKENYMVVTNVFFPEAESTKNTLERKRQFTVNQAYGPMLKFVPVLADKKESFDTLYESMKEGAKPVKISYSVVLFAPTKERVEAAAMAARNIWRESRFELMEDKFVALPMFLNCLPFCTDRDAVRDLFRYKTMTTEQAAVVLPVFGEWKGTGTYHAALISRNGQLMSLSLHDSNTNKNLVIAAESGSGKSFLTNELIFSYLSEGAQVWVIDAGKSYQKLSEMLNGDFVHFEEGTHVCLNPFELIQNYEDEEDAIVSLVCAMASAKGLLDEWQISALKQVLSRLWDEKGKEMKVDDIAERCLEGEDMRLRDIGQQLYAFTSQGSYGKYFSRKNNVSFQNQFTVLELDELQGRKHLRQVVLLQLIYQIQQEVFLGERNRKKVVIVDEAWDLLKEGEVSTFMEHAYRKFRKYGGSVVIATQSINDLYENAVGRAIAENSASMYLLGQTEETVESVKRSGRLTLSEGGFHTLKTVHTIQGVYSEIFIKSKSGMGVGRLIVGDFQKLLYSTDPVDVNAIDQFVKQGMSIPEAIKAVMRNRKQAA from the coding sequence ATGATCGTAACCATTAAAAAGAAACTCCAAGAAACGTTGATCCCGGAGCATTTGCGAGCTGCCGGGATTATTCCTGTTTTGGCCTATGACGAAGACGATCACGTCTTCCTTATGGACGACCACAGCGTTGGTTTTGGCTTCATGTGTGAGCCTCTATGTGGTGCCGATGAAAAAGTTCAAGAGCGGATGAACGGCTTCCTGAACCAAGAATTTCCATCTAAAGCCACGCTCCAGTTTGTTCTGTTCCGATCACCGGACATCAACCAGGAGATGTATCGGATGATGGGGTTGCGTGATGGATTCCGTCACGAGCTTCTGACATCTGTTATTAAGGAAAGAATCAACTTCCTACAGCATCACACGACTGACCGCATATCTGCCAAGACCAACAAAGGCACCTACGACAATGGCCTGATTCAAGATCTCAAGCTGTTTGTTACATGCAAAGTTCCAATCAATAACAACAACCCGAGTGAAAGCGAGCTCCAAAACCTAGCCCAGCTCCGCACGAAGGTCGAGTCGTCACTTCAAACCGTTGGCCTTCGCCCTCGCACCATGACTGCTGTGAACTACATCCGGATCATGAGCACAATCCTGAACTGGGGGCCTGATGCTTCGTGGAGGCATGATGCTGTTGACTGGGAAATGGATAAGCCTATCTGCGAGCAAGTCTTCGATTACGGCACCGATGTAGAAGTCAGTAAGAACGGTCTCAGACTGGGTGATTACCACGCAAAAGTCATGTCAGCGAAGAAACTGCCTGATGTTTTCTACTTCGGTGATGCGTTGACTTATGCAGGTGATCTGAGTGGCGGTAACTCCAGCATCAAAGAAAACTACATGGTCGTGACCAATGTGTTCTTCCCCGAGGCAGAGAGTACGAAAAACACTCTGGAGCGTAAGCGCCAATTCACAGTAAACCAAGCCTACGGCCCTATGCTCAAGTTCGTGCCGGTGCTTGCTGATAAAAAGGAGAGTTTCGACACTCTTTATGAGTCTATGAAAGAGGGGGCTAAGCCCGTCAAGATCTCTTACTCGGTGGTCTTGTTTGCTCCGACCAAAGAGCGTGTTGAAGCTGCGGCGATGGCCGCACGAAACATTTGGCGTGAATCTCGATTCGAGCTGATGGAGGATAAGTTCGTTGCTCTGCCGATGTTCCTCAACTGTCTGCCATTCTGCACCGACCGTGACGCGGTAAGAGATCTATTTCGCTATAAGACCATGACAACCGAGCAGGCCGCTGTAGTGTTGCCGGTGTTTGGTGAGTGGAAGGGAACTGGGACCTACCATGCTGCGCTGATTTCGCGCAACGGCCAGCTCATGAGTTTGTCTCTTCACGACAGTAACACGAACAAAAACCTGGTTATTGCTGCTGAATCTGGCTCGGGTAAATCGTTCCTTACCAACGAACTCATATTCTCCTACCTGTCTGAGGGAGCCCAGGTTTGGGTTATTGATGCCGGTAAGTCTTACCAGAAACTTTCGGAAATGCTCAATGGTGACTTTGTTCACTTTGAAGAAGGGACACACGTTTGTCTTAACCCGTTCGAGCTCATACAAAACTATGAAGACGAAGAGGACGCGATTGTCAGCCTAGTTTGTGCGATGGCCTCAGCGAAAGGCCTATTGGATGAGTGGCAGATCTCTGCGTTGAAGCAGGTTCTTTCTCGTCTTTGGGATGAGAAAGGCAAAGAGATGAAGGTTGACGACATCGCTGAGCGCTGTCTCGAAGGTGAAGATATGCGACTAAGAGACATTGGTCAGCAGCTCTACGCCTTTACGTCTCAGGGCAGCTACGGCAAGTATTTCTCTCGTAAGAACAACGTCAGCTTCCAGAATCAATTCACTGTACTGGAGCTCGATGAGCTGCAAGGGCGTAAACACCTCCGTCAGGTTGTGCTACTCCAGCTTATCTATCAGATCCAACAGGAAGTATTCCTTGGTGAACGTAATCGCAAGAAGGTCGTCATCGTGGATGAAGCATGGGATCTGCTCAAAGAAGGTGAAGTATCTACGTTTATGGAACACGCCTACCGGAAATTCCGTAAGTATGGCGGTTCAGTTGTTATTGCAACCCAGTCTATCAACGACCTTTATGAAAACGCTGTTGGCCGCGCCATCGCAGAAAACTCGGCCAGCATGTACCTGCTCGGCCAAACCGAAGAAACCGTGGAATCCGTTAAGCGTAGCGGTCGTCTGACCCTTTCTGAGGGCGGATTCCACACCCTCAAGACGGTACACACCATTCAGGGCGTGTACTCAGAAATCTTTATTAAATCGAAGAGTGGCATGGGGGTAGGACGCTTGATAGTGGGCGACTTCCAGAAGCTGCTGTATTCGACAGATCCGGTGGACGTTAACGCCATCGACCAGTTTGTGAAACAAGGCATGAGCATCCCTGAGGCTATCAAAGCCGTGATGCGAAACCGTAAACAGGCTGCATAA
- a CDS encoding DsbC family protein — protein sequence MRTKLLGALMVFGIITGTAHASSKLEITDPRAAKIEDIVKLPIKGVRAVQSDGQIMFLSENGRFVISGQIYDLWSKKPLNTMSQMRDVAERIHFKNMGMDVDSLNTLSMGHGDKEVVIFVDPRCAVCHKLIDESESLADEYTFKIVVIPALGAESNRLAKNLYCAKDKTHALDALMNNTLGTLSSKENCDPGQYDQTLLTAHFIGIEGVPFVVAPDGRVSKGRPKNMKSWLESAE from the coding sequence ATGCGAACAAAATTACTTGGGGCGCTGATGGTGTTCGGGATTATTACCGGCACAGCTCATGCGTCATCGAAATTGGAAATCACCGATCCAAGAGCAGCAAAGATAGAGGACATCGTGAAGCTGCCTATTAAGGGGGTTCGAGCTGTTCAGAGTGACGGACAAATAATGTTCCTTTCCGAAAACGGGCGTTTTGTTATTTCAGGACAAATCTACGACCTTTGGAGCAAAAAACCACTCAACACTATGTCCCAGATGCGCGATGTGGCAGAGCGTATTCACTTCAAGAACATGGGCATGGACGTGGACTCGCTGAACACCCTCTCGATGGGGCACGGTGACAAAGAAGTCGTGATATTTGTCGATCCTCGATGTGCTGTTTGTCACAAGCTCATAGATGAGTCCGAGTCGTTGGCAGATGAGTACACCTTCAAAATCGTCGTAATCCCCGCTCTGGGAGCTGAGTCTAATCGACTCGCCAAGAACTTGTACTGCGCGAAAGACAAGACTCATGCGCTCGATGCGCTGATGAATAACACCTTGGGCACACTTTCTTCAAAAGAAAATTGCGACCCCGGTCAGTATGACCAAACGCTGTTGACAGCCCACTTCATTGGGATTGAAGGAGTTCCGTTCGTTGTTGCTCCTGATGGCCGCGTTAGTAAGGGACGCCCAAAGAACATGAAATCATGGTTGGAGAGTGCTGAATGA
- the traA gene encoding TraA family conjugative transfer protein, translating into MANASSKNKTLFLFMGLMVVAFLLVPDQAHAGTGGTAFDDVWVTLKDWTQGTLGRIVAGAMILVGVVGGIARQSLMAFAMGIGGGMGLYNSPTVVESIMSATLENAEKVIPTVVQLSNGLGL; encoded by the coding sequence TTGGCGAATGCCTCAAGTAAAAACAAAACACTCTTCCTCTTCATGGGGTTGATGGTCGTAGCCTTCCTGCTTGTGCCTGATCAGGCACACGCTGGTACTGGTGGTACAGCGTTTGATGACGTGTGGGTAACTCTCAAGGATTGGACCCAAGGTACTTTGGGTCGAATCGTTGCGGGTGCGATGATCCTGGTCGGCGTTGTCGGCGGTATCGCTCGCCAGAGTCTCATGGCATTTGCTATGGGTATCGGTGGCGGTATGGGCCTGTACAACTCACCGACCGTTGTGGAATCCATCATGTCTGCCACTCTGGAAAATGCAGAGAAGGTTATCCCGACGGTTGTGCAACTCAGCAATGGCTTGGGTCTGTAA
- a CDS encoding Ig-like domain-containing protein produces MINFKPKLPALLGALAVITAGAAHAELLEYTFKAPDGTQRSLPPNTNYANPTGNVSFALSAGIDRKVKISVLRSDGTVVSTATSHLLGATDRITVGGKSYYGAELQLPAPSEGVYKLRAEILASDGSSVQTDEYPLQVDTTAPSLANVTVKGEWNRALSDGTLLRGPNRFSGIDVSASDAGSSVSSIQAYAVDSKGKSSPVVSVNYANGQGQLLNWSTVFPNGEDRYTLHFEALDKAGNKGSIAYPIAWDSVGAKSGENPEPVAVYDPKNPQASTFKVNGQALSGFAPYQNGMTIYSDTYRVLYRIPKTNSYPSSPYGAQSGNWCDYKNCIEGNIIAEDGTYDYRQTQADVFQQHGTKTKSFIIYDWVMNSLGNTSVSVKTDPSVSLAPNGKYVEYLRDDGQWVRGETINMSSVNHYKKLRFHVEPRPYAQELWGSWLPTTKIPANASYAEVDTDISFSGRSCSWPGYWSRPEGKPELPSDRIGATFCYDLNPPEIAGLERNGRIFKAHFREPDSFDGWGVNQWVISTNSSASAITSTGEERPLSRTEVLRSSTNDWFFTFSAENLSEGTYTGISLVAKDAFGNEVKQVFTGSQYAMSIDNSAPTLTVSISDGAPIQSLDDVVITLTDTADPSPKLTSIALVGGPADDKVQLSWREESKGRFRLEYPVMFPSLKEGESYSLTVAGEDAQGNAVQKAVGFEYKPRQVMLADGMDGKVMIPAVTHEFVHADGKRIIETKPLTLSDGAVVTGSYDVFATLRSDAQVPLVVNGVRIEPGQTMGIMSQHDFGASGGRLSIPVKPAVPDEVGSSSLLVMTSAPNSPILVVDINTWKGAAKLSAESWTIRQVIDPVKIYALPELGVPCRFTTKADVAMAADPIRDPVCLLQWDRTPDEAEQTTQDNNGMKVAGLVGQAVSIGEQPVEYSLYLFSGDGSKVKVGSGSQNLTVTTAYDSVGYSPIDDIAQVNRVIEDFDVNFKQSKGPDCSITLSADRAKNEAANKGVGSTSRTCLFEWQQIPDGLVQDQLSESPSLSGSLAANGDHPLGWRVSIFTRNGTRVTLNDQTFNIEAVDPPAPTVELSSKYNFKDNIYMVPMTGNYLGDAVINSERADLDIAISRNSDVLESETFTPGWGVTNKVYRRINTDERALWEETTYKVNAAYNKVPDVKAEVVYRAIASPSDSIRPIVEVQGDTAIDTQALPVRVLIRDQYKPDGDYDANTMGVWKVRLIQQKAYNETVALTDYAEASNGEAQFSVDLSGVDTTSVRISAEAVLESPVEGYNRTELSIRPAFLTVLRGGAIGAGVDARKLSGEAPFTAVFKLSLDDRQDLRATGQVVWETSKDDGKTWEQFIPEDRYKYQLVKTFDKGEYQVRAKVVNVNSGAEKYTEVVSVVAYDKPDIAVVGPTTLFVGSEGKYTANLTLNDEPVSGGNAVVEWSTDGGKTYSQTGDSITLSSGEETRYRLWARVRSATAPADDGYAYEIAKTAVDFRSVKAPRPYVTGPRVIETGKKYVFKAETSLPYRGMDVKLNGFFTLPNGTIVQGDTAEYEPSEADLNQATVETKYTTWIEGYRDQGAEASHSLRSRVWQYVWPSFGMQIRKNADVAPATITASVRPIAFNGKLEEPTYDWELPEGAVIQDKRQDIVRSFVINEPGEYNIKVTVRDARGHETVIEQPLKIGQAAPYAIDLQYSGSNKYEREPLDVLLRPYISGGHPRDRISTRVYLIDGTPLDGSGYYGRATLGAGEHSIKLKITSEMGHEAEGEVNINVAENKLPACSLSSRETVGSWIVYANCEDTDGRMKSYEWTIAGELQSISSDRVTISKGTYEAMPTISLVGVDDSGGKSEAVTMN; encoded by the coding sequence ATGATCAATTTTAAGCCTAAACTTCCGGCGTTGCTTGGAGCTCTGGCGGTTATTACCGCTGGTGCTGCTCATGCAGAGTTGCTGGAATATACCTTTAAGGCTCCAGATGGTACTCAACGGTCTCTGCCTCCGAATACCAACTACGCCAACCCGACGGGCAACGTTTCGTTTGCCTTGAGTGCCGGTATCGACCGTAAGGTCAAGATTTCGGTGCTTCGGTCGGATGGAACAGTGGTTTCGACAGCGACCAGCCACCTTCTTGGGGCTACAGATCGTATTACAGTAGGTGGAAAATCCTACTATGGTGCGGAACTTCAACTACCGGCTCCTTCCGAGGGAGTCTACAAACTAAGGGCCGAAATACTGGCGTCAGACGGAAGTTCCGTTCAGACTGATGAATACCCGCTTCAAGTCGATACGACAGCGCCAAGTTTGGCAAACGTGACAGTAAAAGGGGAATGGAACCGGGCGCTTTCTGATGGAACGCTACTGCGAGGTCCTAACCGATTTTCAGGTATAGATGTGTCTGCATCTGATGCCGGTTCTTCGGTTTCCTCTATACAGGCGTATGCTGTAGATAGCAAAGGCAAGAGTAGTCCTGTTGTCTCGGTTAATTACGCCAACGGCCAAGGCCAGTTGTTGAACTGGAGCACTGTGTTCCCTAATGGGGAGGATCGATATACGCTTCATTTCGAGGCCCTGGATAAAGCAGGGAACAAAGGGTCAATAGCCTATCCTATTGCTTGGGATTCAGTAGGTGCAAAGTCTGGAGAGAATCCTGAGCCAGTAGCAGTGTATGACCCTAAGAACCCGCAGGCCTCAACTTTTAAGGTTAATGGTCAGGCCCTATCAGGTTTTGCGCCTTATCAGAACGGAATGACCATTTATTCCGATACCTACAGGGTGCTCTACCGGATACCCAAAACAAACTCCTATCCTTCTTCACCTTACGGTGCTCAAAGCGGTAACTGGTGTGATTATAAAAACTGTATTGAAGGCAATATCATTGCCGAAGACGGTACATATGATTATCGGCAGACGCAAGCTGATGTATTCCAGCAACATGGGACAAAAACTAAGTCGTTTATTATTTACGACTGGGTTATGAACTCTCTTGGTAATACATCCGTCAGTGTGAAAACTGATCCATCGGTTAGCTTGGCTCCCAACGGTAAGTATGTTGAATATCTTAGGGATGATGGTCAGTGGGTCCGCGGTGAAACCATTAATATGAGCTCAGTTAACCATTATAAAAAACTGAGATTTCATGTTGAGCCGAGACCTTACGCTCAGGAGTTATGGGGATCTTGGTTGCCTACTACTAAAATTCCGGCAAATGCTTCTTATGCAGAAGTGGATACGGATATATCGTTCAGTGGGCGCTCATGTTCGTGGCCTGGATATTGGTCTCGACCGGAAGGGAAGCCTGAACTTCCGTCTGATCGGATTGGGGCAACGTTCTGCTATGACCTTAACCCTCCTGAAATTGCTGGGTTAGAACGAAATGGGCGGATTTTTAAAGCTCATTTCCGTGAGCCTGATTCATTTGACGGTTGGGGTGTTAACCAGTGGGTTATTTCTACCAACTCAAGTGCGTCTGCGATAACCTCGACTGGCGAAGAACGTCCGTTGTCTCGTACTGAAGTTCTTCGTAGTAGCACAAATGATTGGTTTTTCACATTTTCTGCTGAGAATCTGTCAGAGGGCACATATACCGGCATATCTCTCGTAGCTAAAGATGCTTTCGGTAATGAGGTTAAGCAGGTATTCACTGGCTCCCAATATGCTATGAGCATAGATAATTCAGCGCCGACACTAACCGTATCGATCAGTGATGGAGCACCAATCCAGTCTTTGGATGATGTTGTAATCACCTTGACTGATACTGCCGACCCGAGTCCTAAGCTGACCTCTATTGCCCTCGTCGGAGGCCCAGCCGATGACAAGGTTCAGTTGTCCTGGCGCGAAGAGTCGAAAGGGCGATTCCGCCTTGAGTACCCGGTAATGTTCCCGTCTTTGAAAGAAGGGGAATCTTACTCGCTGACTGTGGCGGGAGAGGACGCCCAAGGCAACGCGGTACAAAAGGCTGTTGGCTTCGAGTACAAGCCTCGTCAGGTGATGTTGGCGGATGGTATGGACGGGAAGGTCATGATTCCTGCTGTCACTCATGAATTTGTTCATGCGGATGGCAAACGGATCATTGAGACTAAACCGCTGACGCTCAGTGATGGTGCTGTCGTGACAGGTTCATATGACGTGTTTGCGACTCTCCGCTCTGATGCACAAGTGCCGCTGGTTGTTAATGGTGTTCGCATCGAGCCGGGCCAGACAATGGGAATCATGAGCCAACATGATTTTGGTGCATCAGGTGGACGCTTGAGTATCCCTGTTAAACCTGCTGTACCAGATGAGGTAGGCTCTTCCAGCCTTCTTGTCATGACTTCTGCGCCGAACTCACCCATCCTGGTTGTAGACATCAATACTTGGAAAGGTGCCGCTAAACTCTCTGCCGAGTCATGGACAATTCGCCAGGTTATTGACCCGGTGAAAATCTATGCCTTACCAGAACTTGGCGTTCCTTGCCGGTTTACTACGAAAGCAGATGTGGCTATGGCCGCAGACCCGATTCGTGATCCGGTATGTTTGCTCCAGTGGGACAGAACTCCGGATGAAGCGGAACAAACGACACAGGACAACAACGGTATGAAGGTTGCTGGACTGGTCGGTCAGGCGGTGAGCATTGGTGAACAACCTGTCGAATATAGCCTGTACCTGTTCAGTGGTGATGGCTCCAAGGTGAAGGTTGGTTCAGGCTCTCAGAACCTGACGGTAACTACAGCCTATGATTCTGTCGGCTACTCACCGATTGATGATATTGCTCAGGTGAATCGCGTCATTGAAGATTTTGATGTGAACTTCAAGCAGAGCAAAGGTCCTGATTGTTCAATCACTCTAAGCGCTGACCGAGCGAAAAACGAGGCTGCGAACAAAGGGGTGGGGAGTACAAGCCGAACCTGTCTGTTTGAGTGGCAGCAGATCCCTGATGGATTGGTCCAAGACCAGTTATCGGAATCGCCTTCGCTGTCTGGCTCATTGGCTGCGAACGGAGATCACCCATTGGGCTGGAGGGTAAGTATTTTTACCCGTAATGGCACTCGGGTGACATTGAACGACCAAACGTTCAATATCGAAGCTGTTGACCCACCAGCTCCGACCGTGGAACTGTCCTCTAAGTACAACTTCAAAGACAACATTTACATGGTGCCAATGACAGGTAATTACCTGGGTGATGCCGTTATCAACTCTGAACGGGCTGATCTGGATATTGCCATCTCGCGCAACTCTGATGTTTTGGAGTCTGAAACCTTCACTCCTGGGTGGGGTGTCACCAACAAGGTGTATCGTCGCATCAACACCGATGAGCGAGCTTTGTGGGAGGAGACTACTTACAAGGTGAATGCTGCGTACAACAAGGTGCCTGATGTAAAAGCGGAGGTTGTCTACCGAGCTATAGCTTCACCTTCTGATAGCATCCGGCCTATCGTTGAGGTTCAAGGTGACACGGCGATTGATACTCAGGCCTTGCCTGTCCGGGTGCTTATCCGTGATCAGTACAAACCTGACGGTGACTATGACGCCAACACGATGGGTGTATGGAAAGTACGTCTGATCCAGCAAAAGGCCTATAACGAGACAGTAGCTCTCACTGATTATGCGGAAGCATCAAATGGTGAAGCTCAGTTCTCGGTGGATCTATCTGGAGTGGATACAACCTCTGTCCGTATTTCGGCTGAGGCTGTTCTGGAAAGCCCTGTTGAGGGGTACAACCGAACTGAATTGTCCATTAGACCCGCTTTCCTGACCGTACTGCGTGGTGGTGCCATCGGTGCTGGAGTAGATGCGCGTAAGCTGTCTGGTGAAGCTCCATTCACAGCAGTGTTCAAGTTGTCTCTTGACGACCGTCAGGACCTTCGGGCTACCGGCCAAGTTGTCTGGGAAACCAGTAAGGATGATGGCAAAACTTGGGAGCAGTTCATCCCAGAAGATCGGTACAAGTACCAGCTTGTGAAGACCTTCGACAAGGGTGAGTACCAGGTACGAGCTAAGGTGGTGAACGTTAACTCGGGAGCTGAGAAGTACACCGAAGTGGTCAGTGTAGTCGCTTATGACAAACCAGATATTGCTGTTGTCGGCCCGACCACGTTGTTTGTGGGTAGTGAAGGTAAGTACACAGCAAACCTGACGTTGAACGATGAGCCGGTCTCTGGGGGCAATGCCGTTGTTGAGTGGTCTACTGACGGTGGCAAAACTTACTCGCAGACGGGTGATAGCATCACGCTTTCAAGTGGTGAAGAAACCCGATACCGCTTGTGGGCTAGGGTGCGCTCCGCCACGGCACCGGCTGATGACGGTTATGCCTATGAGATAGCGAAGACGGCTGTTGACTTCCGATCTGTTAAAGCCCCTCGTCCTTATGTGACTGGGCCGCGAGTCATTGAGACAGGCAAGAAGTACGTGTTCAAAGCTGAAACCAGCCTGCCTTACCGTGGGATGGATGTGAAGCTGAACGGGTTCTTTACACTGCCTAATGGCACGATTGTTCAAGGTGATACCGCCGAGTATGAACCTTCGGAGGCGGACCTCAACCAGGCCACTGTAGAAACGAAGTACACCACCTGGATCGAAGGATACCGAGATCAGGGTGCAGAAGCCTCACACAGCCTGCGCTCCCGCGTGTGGCAGTATGTGTGGCCGAGCTTCGGTATGCAGATCAGGAAGAACGCTGACGTGGCTCCTGCAACGATCACAGCGTCAGTGCGACCAATTGCCTTCAACGGCAAGCTGGAAGAGCCGACCTATGACTGGGAGTTGCCGGAAGGCGCAGTTATTCAGGACAAGCGTCAGGATATAGTCAGGTCCTTTGTTATCAATGAGCCGGGTGAATACAACATCAAGGTGACTGTCCGTGATGCTCGCGGCCATGAGACTGTGATCGAGCAACCGCTCAAGATAGGCCAGGCAGCTCCTTACGCTATCGACCTGCAATACTCTGGCTCGAACAAATACGAGCGTGAGCCTCTGGATGTGCTGTTGCGACCGTACATTTCTGGCGGCCACCCACGCGACCGTATTTCAACTCGTGTCTACTTAATCGACGGAACGCCGTTGGATGGCAGCGGTTACTACGGGAGAGCGACTCTGGGCGCTGGTGAGCACAGCATCAAGCTGAAAATAACCTCTGAGATGGGGCATGAAGCTGAGGGCGAGGTGAACATCAATGTGGCAGAGAACAAGCTACCTGCATGTAGCCTGAGCTCAAGGGAGACTGTTGGCTCGTGGATCGTCTATGCGAACTGCGAAGATACCGATGGTAGAATGAAGTCCTACGAGTGGACCATTGCCGGTGAGTTGCAAAGCATAAGCTCTGATCGCGTCACTATCAGCAAGGGCACCTATGAAGCGATGCCGACTATCTCTTTGGTCGGAGTCGATGATTCTGGTGGCAAATCCGAAGCTGTCACGATGAACTAA
- a CDS encoding S26 family signal peptidase, with the protein MRFHLTKYFVKKESWKRFAVKAGVTLLILWAAGAAFASRYRIGIDPQQEKCLPGYTFFLIDLKDQSLEKGAVYAFSAKNMEPFYKDGTRMVKILTGMPGDKVEINDKWKITVNGDVVGEGLQLAGKLHLPESYFYGKSTLKDDNYWFMGKSSFSFDSRYWGTVKNDQIIGRAYPLF; encoded by the coding sequence ATGAGATTTCATCTCACTAAATATTTCGTCAAAAAGGAGTCCTGGAAGCGCTTCGCTGTTAAGGCTGGAGTGACTCTTCTTATTTTGTGGGCTGCTGGTGCAGCTTTTGCCAGTCGCTACCGAATCGGCATTGATCCACAGCAAGAGAAATGCCTGCCTGGTTATACCTTCTTCCTCATTGATCTCAAAGACCAGTCATTGGAGAAAGGGGCTGTGTACGCCTTTAGTGCGAAGAACATGGAGCCTTTTTACAAGGACGGGACCCGCATGGTCAAAATCCTAACAGGGATGCCGGGGGACAAGGTGGAGATCAACGATAAATGGAAGATCACCGTCAACGGTGATGTCGTTGGAGAAGGACTCCAGCTTGCAGGAAAACTGCATTTGCCAGAGAGCTATTTTTACGGCAAATCCACGTTGAAAGATGACAACTACTGGTTTATGGGCAAAAGCTCATTCAGTTTCGACTCACGCTATTGGGGGACTGTGAAAAATGATCAAATCATTGGCCGCGCATATCCCCTGTTCTAA
- a CDS encoding TrbC family F-type conjugative pilus assembly protein, with the protein MIKSLAAHIPCSKTVLTVLMLSVAGGGVAQESPLTEQDRELIEQGKQIAERAQKMEMPSLLQNQHMDQAQAEAKTFFKQLQSTNQTLKEMQLKQAEKGIYTDHRILVFASLSLGEQGLDDVLTAVSGQPDAVVVFRGIPEGMNLGQGVKAIQALAAKKDPVPNIIINPTLFKTYKITAVPTIVMIEDEPLPGEQPNVVAQVSGLSDPVWLAREVDNGEKGDLGVRGPVEKIGEPDLIDVAKKRLANIDWEDKKKQAAERFWTKQNFNELPRASKARTREIDPSVMITSDISTPDGTVFAHAGDVINPLCDPKEVCKPGTRTFTQAVVVFDPLDKKQMDLLAKKLPEIKREPGVQRITYIATSFDKDKGWDSYKSVTDNFDAPVYLLTPDLITRFELEHTPSVITSRGKMFVVRELAEEGDE; encoded by the coding sequence ATGATCAAATCATTGGCCGCGCATATCCCCTGTTCTAAGACCGTTTTAACGGTATTGATGCTTTCTGTAGCTGGTGGGGGAGTCGCTCAAGAATCCCCGCTTACAGAGCAGGACAGGGAGCTTATTGAGCAAGGAAAACAGATAGCCGAAAGAGCTCAGAAGATGGAAATGCCGTCTTTGTTGCAAAACCAACACATGGACCAGGCTCAGGCCGAAGCCAAGACGTTTTTCAAGCAGCTCCAGTCTACCAACCAGACACTAAAGGAAATGCAGCTCAAGCAGGCCGAGAAAGGTATCTATACCGATCATCGGATACTGGTTTTCGCTTCACTTTCTCTTGGTGAACAGGGGCTAGATGATGTCTTAACGGCAGTGTCAGGTCAGCCTGATGCTGTGGTTGTATTCCGTGGTATTCCGGAGGGGATGAACTTGGGGCAGGGGGTAAAGGCTATTCAGGCGCTGGCGGCCAAGAAAGACCCTGTGCCGAACATCATCATCAACCCTACATTGTTCAAAACGTACAAAATTACAGCCGTCCCGACGATTGTTATGATCGAAGATGAACCGTTGCCGGGAGAGCAGCCAAATGTTGTTGCCCAAGTGTCTGGTTTGTCCGATCCGGTATGGCTTGCTCGTGAAGTTGATAACGGCGAGAAGGGTGATCTTGGTGTCAGGGGGCCAGTAGAGAAGATAGGTGAACCTGATCTTATTGATGTTGCCAAGAAACGCCTTGCCAATATTGACTGGGAAGATAAGAAGAAACAGGCTGCTGAGCGATTTTGGACCAAACAGAACTTCAATGAGCTGCCCAGAGCTTCTAAAGCTCGAACCAGAGAGATTGACCCCAGTGTGATGATCACCAGTGACATCAGCACTCCTGATGGCACCGTGTTTGCTCATGCTGGTGATGTGATCAACCCGCTGTGCGACCCGAAAGAAGTTTGCAAGCCAGGAACTCGTACATTCACCCAGGCTGTTGTGGTTTTCGACCCATTAGATAAAAAGCAAATGGATCTGCTCGCCAAAAAACTGCCTGAAATTAAGCGGGAGCCTGGCGTACAGAGGATCACCTACATCGCTACTTCGTTCGATAAAGACAAAGGCTGGGATTCTTACAAGAGTGTCACCGACAACTTTGATGCACCGGTATATCTACTAACTCCTGATCTGATTACTCGTTTCGAGCTGGAGCATACTCCGAGCGTGATTACCTCCAGAGGCAAGATGTTCGTAGTCCGCGAGCTGGCCGAGGAGGGCGATGAATGA